In the genome of Pseudomonas bubulae, one region contains:
- a CDS encoding N-acetylglutaminylglutamine amidotransferase: MCGLAGELRFDQHPADLAAIERITHHLAPRGPDAWGFHSQGPIALGHRRLKIMDLSDGSAQPMIDSQLGLSLAFNGAIYNFPELRAELEALGYSFYSGGDTEVLLKGYHAWGEALLPKLNGMFAFAIWERDAQRLFLARDRLGVKPLYLSRTGERLRFASTLPALLKGGDISPMLDPVALNHYLNFHAVVPAPRTLIAGIEKLPPATWLRIDANGHTEQKTWWTLPYGPRADEVNLTLEDWRDRVLDSTHEAVAIRQRAAVDVGVLLSGGVDSSLLVGLLRDVGVQDLSTFSIGFEDAGGERGDEFQYSDLIARHYGTRHHQLRIGEHEIIEQLPAAFRAMSEPMVSHDCIAFYLLSREVAKHCKVVQSGQGADELFAGYHWYPQVDGASDPYAAYREAFFDRSYDEYKATVQPQWLTANDAAGDFVREHFAQPGAQAGVDKALRLDSTVMLVDDPVKRVDNMTMAWGLEARTPFLDYRLAELSARIPARFKLPDGGKQVLKEAARLVIPSEVIDRKKGYFPVPGLKHLQGNTLNWVRDLLLDPSQDRGLFQPAMLDQLLTNPQSQLTPLNGSKLWQLAALNLWLSEQGI, from the coding sequence ATGTGCGGATTAGCTGGCGAGTTACGTTTTGATCAACACCCTGCCGACCTGGCAGCCATCGAACGCATCACCCACCACCTTGCACCACGTGGCCCCGATGCCTGGGGTTTTCACAGCCAGGGGCCGATAGCCCTGGGCCATCGCCGCCTGAAAATCATGGATTTGTCGGATGGTTCAGCCCAACCGATGATCGACAGCCAGCTGGGTTTGTCGCTGGCCTTCAACGGCGCGATCTATAACTTCCCCGAGCTGCGCGCCGAGCTTGAAGCCCTGGGCTACAGCTTTTATTCGGGTGGCGATACCGAAGTTCTGCTCAAGGGCTATCACGCCTGGGGCGAAGCGCTGCTGCCCAAGCTCAATGGCATGTTTGCCTTTGCCATCTGGGAACGCGATGCCCAGCGCCTGTTTCTGGCCCGCGATCGTCTGGGGGTCAAGCCGCTGTATCTGTCGCGTACCGGTGAGCGCTTGCGCTTTGCCTCGACCCTGCCGGCGCTGCTCAAGGGCGGTGATATCAGCCCCATGCTCGACCCGGTGGCGCTTAATCACTACCTGAATTTTCATGCCGTTGTACCAGCGCCACGCACGCTGATTGCCGGTATCGAAAAGCTGCCACCCGCGACCTGGTTGCGTATTGACGCCAATGGCCACACCGAGCAAAAAACCTGGTGGACCCTGCCCTACGGCCCCCGTGCCGATGAAGTCAATCTGACCCTGGAAGATTGGCGCGATCGTGTCCTCGACAGCACCCACGAAGCCGTGGCTATCCGCCAACGGGCGGCGGTGGATGTCGGCGTGCTGCTCTCTGGCGGTGTCGACTCCAGTTTGTTGGTGGGGTTGTTGCGCGATGTGGGCGTACAGGATCTGTCGACTTTCTCCATCGGCTTTGAGGACGCAGGCGGCGAGCGCGGGGATGAATTCCAGTATTCGGATTTGATTGCCCGGCATTACGGCACGCGCCATCACCAACTGCGCATTGGCGAGCACGAAATCATCGAGCAACTGCCAGCGGCCTTCCGCGCCATGAGCGAGCCGATGGTCAGTCATGACTGCATCGCCTTTTATCTGTTGTCGCGTGAAGTGGCCAAGCATTGCAAGGTGGTGCAAAGCGGCCAGGGCGCTGACGAACTGTTTGCCGGCTATCACTGGTATCCACAAGTAGATGGCGCCAGCGATCCTTATGCCGCGTACCGCGAAGCCTTTTTCGACCGCAGTTACGACGAGTACAAGGCCACCGTCCAGCCACAATGGCTGACAGCCAATGACGCCGCTGGCGACTTTGTGCGTGAGCATTTCGCACAGCCGGGGGCCCAGGCCGGGGTGGACAAGGCCTTGCGCCTGGACAGCACCGTGATGCTGGTGGATGACCCGGTCAAACGGGTGGACAACATGACCATGGCCTGGGGCCTGGAAGCCCGCACGCCGTTTCTCGATTACCGCCTGGCCGAGCTGTCAGCGCGGATTCCAGCGCGCTTCAAACTGCCCGACGGCGGTAAGCAGGTACTCAAGGAAGCCGCACGACTGGTGATCCCCAGCGAAGTCATCGACCGCAAAAAAGGCTATTTCCCGGTGCCGGGGCTCAAGCACTTGCAGGGCAACACCCTCAACTGGGTGCGCGACCTGCTGCTGGACCCGAGCCAGGATCGCGGCCTGTTCCAGCCAGCCATGCTTGACCAGTTGCTGACCAACCCGCAAAGCCAGCTGACCCCTCTCAACGGCTCCAAGCTGTGGCAACTGGCCGCCCTGAACCTGTGGCTGAGCGAACAAGGAATCTGA
- the ngg gene encoding N-acetylglutaminylglutamine synthetase: MKPLATAYSQRLLRGQTPSYERLQARFAEDGSELNACPVAVHCGWGRLLIGHTFPDPVTLAEELLNEQPGERDIALYVAAPQQVLAQSPQQLFLDPSDTLRLWFTDYRQATRVFRGFRIRRAQSEADWNAINTLYLSRSMLPIDPTLLTSRHDGGPVYWMAEDEDSGAVIGSVMGLNHHTAFNDPENGSSLWCLAVDPLCSRPGVGEVLVRHLVEHFMSRGLSYLDLSVLHDNAQAKNLYAKLGFRTLSTFAIKRKNGINQPLFLGPGPEVGLNPYASILVEEAYKRGIDVQIDDAAAGLFTLSHGGRRIRCRESLSDLTSAISMSLCQDKCLTHKVLSQAGLNVPTQQLAGNADDNLAFVEEHGRVVVKPVDGEQGNGVAVDLDSIEQVQQAIEAARAFDSRVLLESFHEGLDLRIVVIGFEVVAAAIRRPAQVIGDGQHRIQRLIEAQSRRRQAATGGESRIPLDAETLRTVQAAGYDYDSILPAGQVLAVRRTANLHTGGCLEDVTAVLHPVLADAAIRAARALDIPVVGLDLMVPAADQPDYVFIEANERAGLANHEPQPTAERFIDLLFPHSQPAQ; this comes from the coding sequence ATGAAACCTCTCGCTACGGCTTATAGCCAGCGTTTACTGCGTGGCCAGACGCCTTCCTATGAACGCCTGCAAGCCCGCTTTGCCGAGGATGGCAGCGAACTGAATGCCTGCCCCGTGGCCGTACACTGCGGCTGGGGCCGGCTGTTGATCGGGCATACCTTTCCCGATCCCGTCACCCTGGCCGAAGAGCTGCTCAACGAGCAGCCCGGCGAGCGCGATATTGCCCTGTATGTCGCCGCGCCCCAGCAGGTGCTGGCGCAGTCGCCGCAACAACTGTTTCTCGACCCCTCGGATACGCTGCGCCTGTGGTTTACCGATTACCGCCAGGCCACCCGCGTGTTTCGCGGCTTCCGTATCCGCCGCGCACAAAGCGAGGCGGACTGGAACGCGATCAACACCCTGTACCTGTCACGCTCCATGCTGCCCATCGACCCGACCCTGCTGACCTCGCGCCACGACGGCGGCCCGGTGTACTGGATGGCCGAAGACGAGGACAGCGGCGCGGTGATCGGCAGTGTCATGGGCTTGAACCATCACACCGCATTCAACGACCCCGAAAATGGCAGCAGCCTCTGGTGCCTGGCGGTCGACCCGCTCTGTTCACGCCCGGGAGTGGGTGAAGTGCTGGTGCGGCATTTGGTCGAACACTTTATGAGCCGCGGCCTGAGCTATCTCGACCTGTCGGTGCTGCATGACAATGCCCAGGCCAAGAACCTGTATGCCAAACTGGGGTTTCGCACCCTGTCGACCTTTGCCATCAAGCGCAAGAACGGCATCAACCAGCCGCTGTTTCTGGGGCCTGGTCCCGAGGTCGGACTCAACCCCTATGCCAGCATCCTCGTTGAAGAAGCCTACAAACGTGGCATCGACGTGCAAATTGACGACGCGGCCGCCGGCCTGTTCACCCTTAGCCACGGCGGGCGACGGATTCGTTGCCGCGAGTCCCTCAGCGACCTGACCAGCGCCATCAGCATGAGCCTGTGCCAGGACAAGTGCCTGACCCACAAGGTGCTCAGCCAGGCCGGCCTGAACGTGCCGACCCAGCAACTGGCGGGCAATGCCGATGACAACCTGGCGTTTGTCGAAGAGCACGGCCGGGTGGTGGTCAAACCGGTGGATGGCGAGCAAGGCAATGGCGTAGCGGTGGACCTGGACAGCATCGAACAGGTGCAACAGGCCATCGAGGCAGCGCGGGCGTTCGACAGCCGGGTGCTGCTCGAGAGCTTTCACGAAGGCCTCGACCTGCGCATCGTGGTGATCGGCTTTGAGGTGGTGGCTGCCGCCATCCGCCGTCCCGCGCAAGTGATCGGCGACGGTCAGCACCGCATTCAGCGCCTGATCGAGGCGCAAAGCCGCCGACGCCAGGCCGCCACCGGTGGCGAAAGCCGAATCCCGCTGGACGCCGAAACCCTGCGCACCGTGCAGGCCGCAGGCTATGACTACGACAGCATCCTGCCTGCCGGGCAAGTACTGGCCGTGCGCCGCACCGCCAACCTGCACACCGGCGGCTGCCTGGAAGACGTCACCGCCGTGCTGCACCCGGTGCTGGCCGACGCCGCCATTCGCGCAGCCCGGGCCCTGGATATTCCGGTGGTGGGGCTCGACCTGATGGTGCCCGCCGCCGACCAACCCGACTATGTATTTATTGAAGCCAACGAACGCGCCGGGCTGGCCAACCATGAACCACAGCCCACCGCCGAGCGCTTTATCGATCTGTTGTTTCCCCACAGTCAGCCTGCTCAATAG
- the cysG gene encoding siroheme synthase CysG, whose translation MEFLPLFHNLRGSRVLVVGGGEIALRKSRLLADAGAVLRVVAPAMEPQLCELINSSGGEQVLRGYAEADLEGCVLIIAATDDEPLNAQVSADAHRRCVPVNVVDAPALCSVIFPAIVDRSPLVIAISSGGDAPVLARLIRAKIETWIPSTYGQLAGLAARFRSRVKGLFPDVQQRRGFWEDVFQGPIADRLLAGQGAEAERLLLAKIEGQAVETTGEVYLVGAGPGDPDLLTFRALRLMQQADVVLYDRLVAPAILELCRRDAERIYVGKRRAEHAVPQDQINQQLVDLAKQGKRVVRLKGGDPFIFGRGGEEIEELAAHGIPFQVVPGITAASGCAAYAGIPLTHRDYAQSVRFVTGHLKDGTSNLPWSDLVAPAQTLVFYMGLVGLPIICEQLIKHGRSADTPAALIQQGTTSNQRVFTGTLADLPTLVAEHEVHAPTLVIVGEVVLLREKLAWFEGAQAQV comes from the coding sequence ATGGAGTTTCTGCCGCTGTTTCATAACCTGCGTGGCAGCCGTGTACTGGTGGTTGGCGGTGGGGAGATTGCCTTGCGCAAATCCCGCCTGCTGGCCGATGCCGGTGCCGTGCTGCGGGTGGTCGCACCCGCCATGGAGCCACAGTTGTGCGAGTTGATAAACAGCAGCGGTGGCGAACAGGTGCTGCGCGGATATGCCGAGGCCGACCTTGAAGGGTGCGTCCTGATCATCGCCGCCACCGACGATGAGCCACTTAACGCTCAGGTTTCCGCCGACGCCCATCGCCGTTGCGTACCGGTCAACGTGGTCGACGCGCCCGCCTTGTGCAGCGTGATCTTCCCGGCGATTGTCGACCGTTCGCCGCTGGTAATTGCCATTTCAAGTGGTGGTGATGCGCCCGTGCTGGCGCGGTTGATCCGGGCCAAGATCGAAACCTGGATTCCGTCGACCTACGGCCAGTTGGCGGGCCTTGCGGCGCGCTTCCGTAGCCGGGTCAAAGGCTTGTTTCCGGATGTGCAGCAGCGTCGCGGGTTTTGGGAAGATGTGTTCCAGGGCCCGATTGCCGACCGTTTGCTGGCCGGGCAGGGCGCTGAAGCCGAGCGCTTGCTGCTGGCCAAGATTGAAGGTCAGGCCGTCGAAACCACCGGTGAGGTGTATCTGGTGGGTGCCGGGCCGGGTGATCCCGATCTGCTGACCTTCCGTGCATTGCGCCTGATGCAACAGGCAGACGTGGTGCTCTACGACCGTCTGGTGGCCCCGGCGATTCTTGAACTGTGCCGTCGCGATGCCGAACGTATTTATGTGGGCAAGCGTCGCGCTGAGCATGCGGTGCCACAAGACCAGATCAACCAGCAACTGGTCGATCTGGCCAAGCAGGGCAAGCGCGTGGTGCGGCTCAAAGGTGGCGATCCGTTCATCTTTGGCCGTGGCGGTGAAGAAATCGAAGAGCTGGCCGCCCACGGGATTCCGTTCCAGGTGGTGCCGGGTATTACCGCCGCCAGTGGTTGCGCGGCGTATGCCGGTATTCCGTTGACCCATCGCGACTACGCGCAGTCTGTGCGCTTTGTTACCGGCCACCTGAAAGACGGCACCAGCAACCTGCCCTGGAGCGACCTGGTTGCTCCGGCGCAAACTCTGGTGTTCTACATGGGCCTGGTGGGCTTGCCGATCATCTGCGAGCAGTTGATCAAGCATGGTCGTTCGGCTGATACCCCGGCTGCGTTGATTCAGCAGGGCACTACGTCCAACCAGCGCGTGTTTACCGGTACCCTGGCCGACTTGCCGACATTGGTGGCGGAGCATGAAGTGCATGCGCCTACGCTGGTGATCGTGGGCGAAGTGGTTTTGCTGCGTGAGAAACTGGCATGGTTTGAAGGGGCTCAGGCTCAGGTCTGA
- a CDS encoding NEL-type E3 ubiquitin ligase domain-containing protein — MPRHMPPLDARDTTLSDLEPLELVHSHMPKWLLGADPQVIAAMNASMASSRFYHGLVGKKFGELQSVEVYCGALLAAEVRREFGSSLNIHRDYLAVVHVHLIPNITLFSSVRHYLVHDEPKTLLWAALQNFSADEALANGFNPQSHIRYGGHPQQISPLEPCHFAALCRRLDLGLKYQQYLEHALGVTASGTPGPRHLATESNLRLLKTHDMAVDAHVAYLKKQISQAAYTTLLAALALPASTAQVHGVQLDGKPMVPSSLSILDTEIDGVVVFSSDTLLLHPGNRLIAYIPNDPRAPLFEFSSLQVFTDELKHRLLDPAYARFFSRFTALNVRPLFMQKVAGRPEHLALTATPLTISAAHYLCTVQLRNMFADARQLAVPTGVLDEREREERWQMYKTAGLFLVNVAALFVPVLGDLMLAVAIGEMLKEVYEGVEDWAQGDVDHAREHLLNVATDLAVNAGVVVGLGAVKAAASRLSAATRAHFEGFQPVSRDDGTTRLWNKNLQHYEHKVMGEHRYTADAQGLLSLHGRQYVDVDGKHYPVEFDSERRQWRIPHPRRADAFRPALLHNNEGAWQHAHERPLEWQDSATLLGRLGSATAALDRQTLERIRELTDTAPGVLRRMHLESLAPPSLLKVSLKRFEINQLIDTFVAQMSTDQYASRRWSELQLQLLPALPKWPAGKVLTVADDTGNRLAHYASVMWPATSHINLTSSVVEQGKLLDAVLAALSDSQVRALLGNDLPAPGALARRLALVLGSHARDNKRQVFERLYGLFNISSAAEALPIERDFPGLPRTVAQALVESASNPQLEHLRRGRVPLELAELARMHLREARINRAIEGFYLEHQANDDTERLALHYLDQLPGWPADKALEIREDSISGAMTHYWGGVQTTPPHVLVKTLRGYERYRPRGHVHLLEPGGPLPLSTAVFESLTDLERDAMGFAANTDAPAFNAALAKRAANARQESAQVLRIQPIKPGFKPPITLADGQVGYPLCGMTSGEHSWELQRRVRRIYSDFEDEQVIEYLDTLVERGLEPLNILRERKRERRALLTSLQAWIDATPGEVVPTDTLYDYPENRYQAAGLIERCWRKNPAHIPWAHNEELHSLSLDGFRLGNFPDLPAIADFSHVRELKLSNMNCRDTANAFLEHFSGLVALEMDNNRMVNLPRQLERMPNLQRLSLARNLLYLNPGNLSVLNSLGKLQVLNLNDNLLGPNLSLSNLGFLRRVYLRRTWIDQWPQDLISRPFLESADLRENRIIDIPEHVYQASPTVTRNISLAGNPLSATSRLRLARYAMQGGSSMGINSEQLMSEAAAFEFWTAGITAQELRRRELLWNSLRADAASDDFFTVLSRLTSTADAHEVRQDFSRRVWEMIEAANESSSLRRDVLDIAASPRSCTDSVAFTFSEMEVQMELSGLSGAGSPQKQQLLTLGKGLFRLDRLARIAHEHFLLRLEGAGPAPDELEMHLAYRVGLARALELPGQPESMAFKSLAGVTQADLDIARLEVEKAEKTASLNIFISTRQFWREYLIRTHRTQYGALTEPYFEALSNLLKRSPEMNSERYLREVSEVRHQMDAAVDVWSLQKTEALLAPKSLEGSPSTAL, encoded by the coding sequence ATGCCCCGCCATATGCCCCCGCTGGATGCTCGCGATACCACGCTCAGTGACCTGGAACCCCTGGAGCTGGTCCACAGCCATATGCCCAAATGGTTGTTGGGCGCTGATCCACAGGTCATTGCGGCCATGAATGCATCCATGGCCAGTAGCCGTTTCTATCATGGCCTGGTCGGCAAGAAGTTCGGTGAGCTGCAAAGTGTCGAGGTGTACTGCGGGGCATTGCTGGCAGCCGAGGTCAGGCGTGAGTTCGGGTCGTCACTGAATATTCACCGTGACTATCTGGCGGTGGTGCATGTTCACCTGATCCCCAATATCACGTTGTTCAGTTCCGTTCGCCATTACCTGGTGCATGACGAGCCGAAAACCCTGCTGTGGGCAGCCCTGCAGAATTTTTCGGCCGACGAGGCCCTTGCAAACGGCTTTAATCCGCAAAGCCATATCCGCTACGGTGGCCATCCTCAGCAGATCAGCCCTCTCGAGCCCTGCCACTTTGCCGCGCTATGCCGCAGGCTGGATCTGGGGCTCAAGTATCAACAGTATCTGGAGCATGCTTTGGGCGTTACGGCGTCGGGAACTCCCGGGCCCAGGCATTTGGCGACAGAGTCGAACCTCAGGCTTTTAAAAACCCATGACATGGCGGTCGACGCGCATGTCGCCTACCTCAAGAAACAAATCAGTCAGGCAGCCTATACCACACTGCTTGCCGCCCTGGCTCTGCCCGCCAGTACTGCCCAGGTGCACGGGGTGCAACTGGACGGCAAGCCGATGGTGCCAAGTTCCTTGTCGATACTGGACACGGAAATTGACGGGGTGGTGGTCTTCTCTTCCGACACCTTGTTGTTGCACCCCGGCAACCGCTTGATTGCCTATATCCCCAATGACCCGCGGGCACCCTTGTTCGAGTTCAGTTCATTGCAGGTATTCACCGATGAGTTGAAGCATCGCCTGCTGGATCCGGCGTATGCCAGGTTTTTCTCCCGCTTCACCGCCTTGAATGTACGGCCGCTGTTTATGCAAAAGGTCGCTGGCAGGCCCGAGCATCTGGCCCTTACCGCAACCCCTCTGACCATCAGCGCAGCGCATTACCTGTGCACGGTGCAGCTCAGGAACATGTTTGCCGATGCCCGGCAACTGGCCGTGCCCACCGGCGTGCTGGACGAGCGCGAACGCGAAGAGCGCTGGCAGATGTACAAAACGGCAGGGTTGTTTCTGGTAAACGTCGCGGCCCTTTTTGTGCCGGTGCTGGGCGATCTGATGCTGGCGGTGGCCATTGGGGAGATGCTCAAAGAAGTCTATGAGGGGGTGGAAGACTGGGCCCAGGGCGATGTTGACCATGCTCGCGAGCACTTGCTCAATGTCGCCACGGATCTGGCCGTCAACGCAGGGGTAGTGGTCGGGCTGGGAGCTGTCAAAGCCGCTGCCAGTCGTTTGAGCGCAGCCACCCGGGCGCACTTTGAAGGCTTTCAACCCGTCAGTCGTGATGATGGCACCACCCGGTTATGGAATAAAAACCTGCAGCACTACGAGCATAAAGTAATGGGCGAGCATCGCTATACAGCTGATGCCCAAGGTTTACTCAGCCTTCATGGCAGGCAGTATGTAGACGTGGACGGCAAGCACTATCCTGTCGAATTCGACAGCGAGCGCAGGCAATGGCGCATACCTCATCCGCGCAGGGCCGATGCTTTCAGGCCTGCCTTGCTACATAACAACGAAGGGGCCTGGCAGCATGCCCATGAGCGGCCACTGGAGTGGCAAGACAGTGCGACGCTGCTGGGCCGTTTGGGATCGGCAACAGCAGCACTGGACAGGCAGACACTGGAACGGATTCGGGAACTGACTGACACGGCACCGGGCGTCCTGCGCCGCATGCATCTGGAAAGTCTGGCGCCGCCTTCCTTGCTGAAAGTCAGCCTCAAGCGCTTTGAAATCAACCAGCTTATCGACACCTTTGTCGCACAGATGAGTACCGACCAGTATGCCTCCCGGCGCTGGAGCGAGCTGCAATTACAGCTCTTGCCGGCATTGCCGAAATGGCCAGCGGGCAAGGTGTTGACGGTTGCCGACGATACGGGAAACCGCCTTGCGCACTATGCCAGTGTGATGTGGCCGGCTACGTCCCATATCAACCTGACAAGCTCTGTCGTTGAGCAAGGCAAGTTGCTGGATGCTGTTCTTGCGGCCTTGTCCGACTCACAGGTCAGGGCACTGCTGGGCAATGACCTGCCTGCTCCGGGGGCACTGGCCCGCAGACTGGCCCTGGTATTGGGCAGTCATGCGCGGGATAACAAACGTCAGGTCTTCGAGAGGTTGTATGGGCTTTTCAATATCTCGTCTGCGGCAGAAGCCTTGCCCATCGAACGTGACTTTCCGGGGTTGCCCCGTACGGTAGCGCAAGCGTTGGTTGAGTCGGCCAGTAATCCGCAGCTTGAACATTTGCGCAGGGGCAGAGTGCCGCTGGAACTGGCCGAGCTGGCGCGCATGCACCTGCGTGAGGCCAGGATAAACCGGGCGATCGAAGGCTTTTATCTTGAGCATCAGGCCAATGACGACACTGAGCGGCTGGCCTTGCATTATCTGGATCAACTGCCCGGCTGGCCTGCTGACAAGGCGCTGGAGATTCGCGAAGATTCGATTTCAGGCGCCATGACTCATTATTGGGGCGGCGTACAGACGACCCCACCGCACGTGCTGGTCAAAACGCTGCGGGGCTACGAGCGTTACCGGCCACGCGGTCATGTCCATTTGCTTGAGCCTGGCGGTCCTCTGCCATTATCCACTGCCGTGTTTGAATCCCTGACCGATCTTGAGCGCGATGCCATGGGCTTTGCTGCAAACACGGATGCCCCGGCGTTCAATGCGGCCCTGGCAAAGCGGGCGGCCAATGCCCGTCAGGAGTCCGCCCAGGTGTTGCGCATACAGCCGATCAAACCGGGGTTCAAACCGCCGATTACCCTGGCAGATGGTCAGGTGGGCTACCCCCTGTGCGGAATGACATCCGGTGAGCACTCCTGGGAATTGCAGCGCCGTGTGCGCAGGATTTACTCCGACTTTGAAGATGAGCAAGTCATTGAATACCTCGACACCCTGGTCGAGCGGGGGCTTGAACCGCTCAATATCCTGCGTGAGCGCAAGCGCGAGAGAAGGGCCTTGCTAACGAGCCTGCAAGCCTGGATCGATGCCACTCCGGGTGAAGTTGTTCCGACCGATACCCTATATGACTACCCCGAGAACCGATATCAGGCTGCAGGGCTGATTGAGCGTTGCTGGCGTAAAAACCCCGCTCATATTCCCTGGGCTCACAACGAAGAGTTGCACAGCCTGAGCCTGGACGGCTTTCGATTGGGCAACTTTCCGGATCTGCCAGCCATTGCCGACTTCAGCCATGTGCGGGAATTGAAACTCAGCAACATGAATTGCCGGGACACGGCCAATGCATTCCTTGAACATTTCAGCGGGCTGGTTGCCCTTGAAATGGATAACAATCGCATGGTCAACCTGCCCAGGCAGTTGGAGCGCATGCCCAATCTGCAGCGTTTGTCCCTGGCCCGTAACCTGTTGTATCTGAACCCGGGCAACCTGTCGGTATTGAACTCGCTGGGCAAGCTGCAAGTGCTCAACCTCAATGACAACCTGCTGGGTCCGAACCTTAGCCTCAGTAATCTGGGTTTTTTGCGTCGGGTCTATTTGCGTCGTACCTGGATCGACCAATGGCCGCAAGACCTGATATCCCGCCCGTTTCTTGAGTCGGCCGATCTGCGGGAAAACCGTATTATCGACATACCTGAACATGTCTATCAGGCCTCACCCACTGTGACGCGCAATATTTCCCTGGCCGGCAACCCGTTGTCCGCCACCAGCCGCCTGCGTCTGGCCCGCTATGCCATGCAGGGTGGCAGCAGCATGGGCATCAACAGCGAACAGTTGATGAGCGAGGCGGCGGCGTTCGAGTTCTGGACGGCGGGTATTACCGCTCAGGAATTGCGAAGAAGAGAGCTGTTATGGAACAGCTTGCGAGCCGATGCGGCTTCAGACGATTTTTTTACGGTGCTCAGCCGTTTGACATCGACTGCGGACGCCCATGAAGTGCGTCAGGATTTCAGCCGACGTGTCTGGGAAATGATTGAAGCGGCCAACGAGAGCTCCTCCTTGCGCCGTGATGTGCTGGATATTGCGGCTTCGCCGCGTAGCTGTACAGACAGTGTGGCTTTTACGTTCAGCGAGATGGAAGTGCAAATGGAACTGTCCGGGCTTTCAGGCGCGGGCTCGCCTCAGAAGCAGCAACTGCTGACTCTGGGCAAAGGGCTTTTCAGGCTCGACAGGCTCGCCAGAATCGCCCACGAGCACTTTTTGTTACGCCTTGAGGGGGCAGGCCCGGCACCGGACGAGCTTGAGATGCACCTGGCTTACCGTGTGGGCCTGGCGCGAGCCCTTGAGCTGCCGGGGCAACCTGAAAGCATGGCGTTTAAATCACTGGCCGGGGTGACTCAGGCAGATCTGGACATTGCGCGGCTGGAAGTCGAAAAGGCCGAGAAAACGGCCTCGCTGAACATCTTTATCAGCACCCGCCAGTTTTGGCGGGAGTACTTGATACGTACCCACAGGACGCAATATGGCGCGCTGACCGAGCCGTACTTCGAGGCGTTAAGCAACTTGCTTAAAAGATCTCCAGAAATGAACAGTGAGCGCTATCTGCGCGAGGTCAGCGAAGTTCGCCATCAGATGGACGCGGCTGTCGATGTCTGGAGCCTGCAAAAGACCGAGGCGCTGCTGGCGCCCAAGTCCCTTGAGGGGTCGCCCTCTACAGCCCTTTGA
- a CDS encoding osmoprotectant NAGGN system M42 family peptidase — protein MNRSLPEPDLDYLQRVLLEMLAIPSPTGFTDTIVRYVAERLDELGIPFELTRRGTLRATLKGQKNSPDRAVSAHLDTIGASVRAIKDNGRLVLAPVGCWSSRFAEGSRVSLFTDNGVIRGSVLPLMASGHAFNTGVDELPISWDHIELRLDAYCATRADCDSLGVNIGDFVAFDPLPEFTESGHISARHLDDKAGVAALLAALKAIVDSGEQPLIDCHPLFTITEEIGNGAAAALPWDVSEFVGIDIAPVAPGQHSSEHAVSVAMQDSGGPYDYHLSRHLLGLASDNELPVRRDMFRYYFSDAHSAVTAGHDIRCALLAFGCDATHGYERTHIDSLAALSRLLGAYILSPPVFASDAQPAQGSLDRFSHQIEHDAQMESDTRVPSVESLVGENRS, from the coding sequence ATGAACCGCAGCCTCCCTGAACCCGACCTCGACTACCTGCAACGGGTATTGCTGGAAATGCTCGCCATTCCCAGCCCCACCGGTTTTACCGACACCATCGTGCGCTATGTCGCCGAACGCCTCGACGAATTGGGGATCCCTTTTGAACTGACCCGCCGCGGCACCTTGCGCGCCACCCTCAAGGGCCAGAAAAACAGCCCGGACCGCGCCGTGTCCGCGCATCTGGATACGATTGGCGCCAGCGTGCGGGCGATCAAGGACAACGGCCGGCTGGTGCTGGCACCTGTTGGTTGCTGGTCGAGCCGGTTTGCCGAAGGCAGCCGCGTCAGCCTGTTTACCGACAACGGCGTGATCCGTGGCAGTGTCCTGCCATTAATGGCTTCTGGCCATGCCTTCAATACCGGCGTGGATGAACTGCCGATCAGTTGGGACCATATCGAGTTGCGCCTGGATGCCTACTGCGCCACCCGCGCGGATTGCGATTCCCTGGGGGTCAATATTGGTGACTTCGTAGCGTTCGACCCACTGCCGGAATTTACCGAAAGTGGCCATATCAGTGCGCGGCATCTGGATGACAAGGCGGGTGTGGCGGCCCTGCTCGCCGCCCTGAAAGCCATTGTCGACAGTGGCGAACAGCCCCTTATCGACTGTCATCCGCTGTTTACCATCACCGAAGAAATCGGCAATGGTGCGGCAGCGGCCTTGCCGTGGGATGTGAGCGAGTTTGTCGGGATTGATATTGCTCCGGTGGCTCCGGGCCAACATTCCAGCGAGCATGCGGTCAGTGTGGCGATGCAGGATTCGGGCGGCCCCTATGACTATCACCTGTCGCGGCATTTGCTGGGGCTGGCCAGTGACAATGAGTTGCCGGTGCGCCGGGACATGTTCCGTTATTACTTCAGCGATGCTCATTCGGCCGTGACGGCGGGGCATGATATTCGCTGTGCGTTACTGGCGTTTGGCTGTGATGCCACCCACGGGTATGAGCGCACCCATATTGATAGCCTGGCGGCGTTGAGTCGTTTGCTGGGTGCCTACATCCTCAGCCCGCCGGTGTTTGCCAGCGATGCCCAGCCGGCGCAGGGCTCACTGGACCGCTTCAGCCATCAGATCGAACATGATGCGCAGATGGAAAGCGATACGCGAGTGCCGTCGGTAGAGAGTCTGGTGGGGGAAAATCGGAGCTGA